The Aspergillus luchuensis IFO 4308 DNA, chromosome 4, nearly complete sequence DNA window TATCCGAGCTGGCTCCATAATAACCGATGGCACCTCCAGTGGATGTATGGGTTCGAGCAGTCGATTCGGTTGACTGCGGCAATTGAAATACGGAGTTTCTGGAGACCATTGAACAAGTACTCCCTTGCTAAGAGCATAGATAATTTCGCGTTATGTACAGTTCAATTGGGATCCTAGTCATGCCTGGCATCAGAATGAATGCTTTCATTGCTTCGGCTCTTCTGCTGGCTACTGGAAGCGGAGTCAATGGCCTCGAGTTTGAAATTCCATCGTCAGCTCCAGCAAACTCCAGTGGTCAGCTAGACGCTGCTCCTGTGGGCGTTTCGTACGTCGAATTGTTCTACTGCATGAGATCTGATTTCTGACTCCAATAAGATTCGAGTTTTTCGCCTTCCCAGAGTACTTCCAGCAACTACCCTTGACAAATTCTTGTTTGGGACAACTGCACGATGCATCGGGATCTTACTCGCCCATTCGAATTGGAGGCACAACGCAGTGAGATAACCGCGGCGTCTTCGTACTGCAAGTTATCGTACTAAGTCTTCTACAAGAGACCGCGCGACCTACAATGCCTCTTTATCGTCAGCAGTCTCATACAGCGTTGACTCGCCGGATGATGCACCAGAGACACTCACATTTGGTGACTCATTCATGGAAATAGCTGGTTCTTATGAAGGATCAGTGACCATTGGTATGCCATTGATAGCAAACATAATTGAATCGCGAGTTCCCTTACCGGGCTCATAGCAAGAATGCTGATATACGCTCAGGGCTCAATAGACGGCTGGACAATATCGACAATACAATTGCCGCAGCAAAGGTCGCCAAATCAGAGGTTGCTACTCTTTATGCTATTGAGCTTGGAAACGAACCGAACTGTACGTTCACTGTATGTACTTACTTTCGGAATAGGCGCGCTAACTCTTGTCAGTCTTCACTTCAAGTGATCCAATCGCGGATGGCCAGTCATGGACGGCTGCAGCTGACGCAGCTTCGCAGGTCTTGTGGCAAGCATCTGTAGGCAGTGCTTTGGACAAAACGTCATTCGCCCAAGCtggtgtcttcttcggcgtgGGTACATTCAATGTGAGCAATTTAGCccagaaagaggaagaagccgatACCACCCAATACGTGCGCTCTTTCTGCCACCATTACTATCCGCAATCAGCATCTACCGCGGACCTAGATGAATTGATGAGCCATACCGAGATTGTGGAGGGAGTGGCAGAGTTCCAGAGCCAAGTAGTGGCTGCACAGGAGCTCGACAAAGATTTTGTCATGGGAGAAACAAACTCGGGTATGTCTCGCCCAGCACGTGCCTGACCAAATGCTAAATAACGCCAGCGaccggtggaggtggtggtattAGCCCTACCTTCGGTGCCGGGCTTTGGATCCTGGACTACGTCATGCAAGCCACCATTCTAGGTGTTAAAGTAGGCCTACCTGCCATCAACTCCGGATCTAGAATGAGCCTTTTGATCTGACTTTGACAGCAATTATTCTTCCACCAAGGAACAATTGGCAACTGTACGTATCTCATGTTGTTGCTTATGTCTGGTTGGCGCAAGTTAACCCATGGTACAGGCCCGTATTGCTGGTGGGACGAATCGGTGAATGCGCCATTCTACGGCGCCTATACCGCCGCCCTTGCCCTCTCTGGTGCCTCCAAAGCCGCCCAGCTAGACACCGGGAATAGCCGGTTCGCAGCATACGCCTTCTACGATAGCAGTGACCAGCCCGTTCGTGTACTGCTGTACAACTCGGAGTATTATACCTCAGGGACACGGAGCAGCGTGAGCGTGACACTGAGTGGCATTCCCTCGACATCCCCTTCCGTATCCGCATTGCGATTAACTGGAGACGCCGCAACAACGACCGTCGGGGAGGGGGCGATCACCGTCGGAGGACAGACTTTTGCGAACGCGACATGCGAATTACAGGGCACAAAGGATATGGAGACGACGCAAGCAACAGCAGGACGGGCGACATTCACTGTCCAGGCATCTGAGGCGTTGCTTATTTATGTGTAATCTGAAAGAAGCACAAGCAGCGTTAGGCCCGGTCGTATCAGATAAGATTGGAATGCACGGGACAAACCAAGCTGGGCCTGCTAGGGGTAATCCCGGGTCTAGCCAGTTCCCTAAAAACATAGCCGGAATTCCGCTTGGCTCGGCTCAGCCGAGAAATGACCGGGTCTACCGTTCTGCCAGTCACCTCACCGCCCATTTCAGACCACGCCCAGCCTCATCTTGATCAAGcgttttttttataaaagtgcATATTATAAGCATGAGAATATGCACTTTTTATGAAAGTAGAAGACTTCATCGTGGTCAAATTAGAAAAGGGTTGTTCCCGTTGTTAGCGGTAGGCCACGCGGAGTTAGTTCATGTCATGCCGAGCTGTAAGCCCGAGAACGAACTTTTTACACTTTCGCGCTCCGAAAAGGCGAACTCTGGTCTCGGAATTCGATCATTACCCTATTGGGATAATTTCCCGGGTTCGCCGTTGCCGACTTTTGATAGCGATCAGTGAGCCACCAGTGGAAAATGGTTGCGATGGGTACCAGGCTGATCATGGACTCTTTTAAATCTGCCCATCGCGCCTCTGGGCCTCCTTGGCGTCGGATGGCATCATATTCTTATCAGTTGTGgttttccctctttccttcgCTACCCTTACCATTCCTCCTCACACGTCGGCCTTACGTCCTTGTACTCGGGCCACAGTATGAGCTCCGACAAAGTCCAGATGGCCGAGGCTGGCGACAAGGCTGAGGCTCCTCCTGCGGCCGTCTCTTTCTTTGATCCTGCACTTAAAGCTGCTCGTCGCAGCGTGTTCTTCCAGTGGGGCCGGACAGGTTAGTGCTAAACCCTTAAAACTATTGTTATTCTTTCtctaattttaaatatacaGTTTTACTGCTCTGTGTCTTCATCCTTTGCATTCTATCCCTGTTCTGGGCCGTACAGTTTCAGGCGGAGTCCCGGTTTCCTGCTCTAACTGTTTGGGTCGTCGACTTTGATGGCCAGCTGGAGCCCTACCGAAATGAGACTCCGATTGTGGGCCCTGCCGTGACTGACGTCGTGAACCAGATACTTGACTCGAGCAGCGAGCATCTAGGTTACACGATCAAGTCTCCTGCAGAGTTCAATAATGACCCCTGGGCTGTGCGCCAGTCGGTGTACGACGAGCACGCTTATGCAGCTGTTATTGTCAACTCTAATGCCACTGCTCTTCTTCGCAACGCTGTCACTAACGGAAACTCGTCCTACGACCCCTACGGTGCGGCGGAGTTCGTCATGATCAGTGCACGCGATCCGACCACATATTACAACTACATCATCCCCTTTTTATCCGATCTAGACTTGGCCGTCCGGTCGTACTTCGGACCGCGCTGGATACAGACCGTCGCGCAGGAAGGGTACAACATCAGCAAAGTGCCACAGGCCATCAACCCGGCAATTGGATTCACCTCCATTGACCTTCGACCCTTCGCGCCCGCCGTCATCACTCCTGCCGTGAGCATCGGTCTCATCTATCTGATCATTCttgccttcttcaacaccccgTTCATGATGCCCATACACATCCAATTCATCAAGGGCAACCATCCTCCGCTGAAAATCCCACAGTGGCTCCTGTGGCGCATCCTGTCCAACATTGGCACATACTTCTGCCTATCGCTCTTCTACTCCTTCGTGTCACTGGCCTTCCAGATCCCATTTACCAATCCCTCCGCACCCGACACTCAGTccgccaacaaccccaaTGCCTACGGCCATGGGTCCTTTGTTGTTTACTGGATGCTGAATTGGGTGGGAATGTGCGCTCTCGGTTTCCCATGTGAGAACATGGCTATGATCATCGGTCTCCCTTGGAGTGCgctctttctcatcttctgggTGATCACCAATGTGGCCACTGGATTCTATGCTCTGGACCTGGCACCAGGTTTCTTCAGATGGGGTTACGCCTGGCCTCTTCACAGAAGTAAGTTGTTCCCTCATCTATCCCAGTCAACCAAGCTAATATATGGTAGTCGTCGAGGCACTCCGCACCATTCTCTTCGATACGCATTCTCGCATCGGGCTTGACTTCGGTGTTCTTTTCGCCTGGGTCGCGTTCTCAATCTGTTTGTTCCCATTCGCTGCAGCGTTTATGAACTGGAAGGTCAAGCGGGGTTGGGCGTGAAAGGCTCATACACTAGCCCCGGGTATCAAAAGCAATAGACTGTTCTGATGTTGTTTGGCGAGCATACATAGAGATTCTTGATTTCGGCATGGTATCCTCTTGCTAATACGGTCCTCGGGAATAATGTGGATGTGGGTTATTATTAGGGGATTTCGGTTCTTGGATATACTTTTACTAGATATTGTAGACACTTATAGAGCCATAATAGTTATGTCTTTCGGTTCAATGCATGTCATGATAATAAGTTGCTATACTTGGCTGGGCTATTCTATTGCTATACACCACGTGGTTTAGTTCCACTGAGGAAACGATACTGGGCTTCGTGTATATTGCAattgtctttttttgttgCATTGCCAGAATCTTCCCCAATGATaacaaaaaggaaaggctaaaaatataataagaattcaagagagagggaaacaGTTACTCATAAGCTGTATCCCAATCGCACAATCATGGATATCACGTGATTTCTGATTACGGAAgtccaaaaaagaaatgtcCCGAGGGAGGTTCGAACTCCCGGCCTTGGGATCGCATGGAAGTTATGCTTCCACGTCATACTGTAGTATGAGACCCACgtgataaccaactacaccatcgaGACGAGTTGTTGAAAACCGCAAGACCTATTTGGCCTATATCCCGCGCATGCTGGCTTAAAAGAGACTATTTGTAAGAATGGCTTGGGATgtgggttttcttttttttttccggtGGTTTATGTTTAGTAATTGGCTTTAGTATGATGTTTTATTACTTATGTATATGTGGGAATATGTTGTATCTTGGTGTTTCTTATCGTTTTTGGTCGATGGTGGAAATCGTTGTCTTGTATcggttatatatatatatagttccGCTACTAGTATCATACAAAATGATACTATCCATACCACGAACTTGATAGTAAAATCCGAGGATTGAAGCTTCAATCGCCTAGCCCGAGCCATCACGATCAGGTTAAATAACAAGGGGAATGAAAACCATGATTCTACTAATACTGCATTCTTTACAGTGCCAATAGACACCGAGACGCAGAAAGTAATGATCTTGTCGCATACAATTCATATCGACACATCCTCAATAACAGTGTAACTTGATATTGATGGATGCGAGCTTTATAGCAATAAAGGCTCTGCTAATATGTATCTGTTATGTTAGGATTATTCACAAGTATATAGCACGCCATGGAATGCATCGATGCAGGGCAGAATATAGACCGAGAAAGTTAGCGGAGTGTTTTCAGAACCCCATTGCAATGCTGGTTAAGATATATCTGAGAAGCTAGTCAAACAAATCGGATACCTCTGAAGCCTTTGGAAGTCGAATTCAAGGTGGTGTGCCGTAATCATTATTCTAATCACTAGCTATGTGGCCAACATTGGAAACAGGGTGTCTGTATTTTCAGTTCGGTACTGAACAGCAAAATTCAGGTCAATTGCCTCGCCGGGTTCATATGGTCCTTTTACCCGAGAGGGTCGTGAAGGAGCTCTTATCCCTTTATTGTGCACCATCAATCCTGCATATGGAAGAAAACACCCTGGCAGCAATACGTTTCAGACGTCAAGGGGGCCGGACCGCCAAGTGTGGGGTTAAAGGATGACACCAATTTCCTTCGATAGAGACAACAAATATGTGATAACGACCTTTCCCGTGCGCCAATGTTTCGCTAGTGCTTATCATTATCGGGTGACCAATAGTTACACAATCAAGGCTGCCATATTACCGAATTCAGCGGCGTACCCCCATGATCCTTCCCTAACGTGACTTCTTCGACAGGGTCGTACGACGTATTCGCTTGTACGACAATAAGCATTGTTTTCGAAGCTACTAGGGCCAGACTGGCATCGAATCCTCAACCTGGATAAAGCACCATAACCGCCAAGCAAGGGGGCTGGGCAATAGTTTACCACCGGTCATTTCTTACTAACTTCCACTTTCTTAGGATTGAGCGGCGAGAGCCGAGGACGGCCGTCACCATATGAGCGGACTAGTAAGATTGCCTTCCAGGCGTCCAATGTGAGCATGTACCTAAAACCGCACCGCAGCATGACGTCTCCACGCTAGTAAACAACAGTCTCTCCAACGGCCCATATTCAGAGATTGGTGGACATGTCACAGAAATCCCTGGGGTTATCGCACCATAGACCCCCAGCAATGGCGGAGCGGCCGCATTAGTTCATATACCGGCTGTTTCCTTCCTATTGACATTTCGTAGAGTTCTCCCAGCCATCACATCTTCGCCTTTTAGCTGCCTGCCACACATATAACCCCCCTAGAATTGATATAGGTATGGCGCACAGTGCAAATCTTCCAGACACCCGCCCTATCAGATATGACATCCTCATAATAGGAGCTGGGTTTTCGGGAATATTTATGTTATATCACCTTCGCAAACTAGGCTATTCATGCCGGATCTACGAAACAGGGACGGAATTAGGAGGGACATGGGCAAATCATATCTATCCAGGTGTAAGGGTCGACTCAGAAAGCTGGATTTATCAGCTGTCTATGCCGGAGGTTTGGGAGGATTGGTCTTGGAGCGAAGTTTACCCCTCCGGCCAGGAGCTGCGTCGGTATTTTGCCCATGTCGATAAAAAGCTTCATATCAAGAAAGATGTGGACTTCCAGTCCAAGGTAGTGAAGGCACAGTTCGTCCGAGAAAAGAGCTGTTGGCGCACCGAAACGGAGGATGGTCGAGTCACCGAATCCCAATTTCTCCTACCATGTACAGGACTTGCATCGAAGAGCTACACGCCTACTTTTCCTGGGATGGAGAACTTCAAGGGCGAGATATATCACTCTGAACACTGGCCAGAGGAGAACGTTAATAGTCAAGGCAAGAAAGTGGCAGTGATAGGCACGGGCTCAGCAGGAGTTCAGATTATCCAAGAGTGGGCAAAAGAAGCAGGCACTTTGACGGTGTTTCAGAGAACACCCAACCTGGCTTTGCCCATGCGACAGCTTCAATTTCCCCAACACCAGGAGGTCATCAGGTCCATGTATCCGCACGTCTTTCGGGACCGTGGTAAGACCTTTGCGGGCTATGTAGCAATGCAAGTACCCAAACGGACATTTGACGTTTCACCCGAGGAGCGTGAGGCTTTTTATGAATATGCATGGAAAAAGGGCGGTTTTCATTTCATTATTGGAACATATATCGATAATTTGACCGACCTGCAAGCAAACCGTGCCTTGTACGACTTCTGGGCTCAAATGACGCGTTCGAGAATCCTCGACCCCAGAAAGCGGGACCTCCTGGCACCATTGGATCCACCACATCCTATTGGAGCGAAACGATCGTCACTGGAATTGAATTACTATGAAGTATTCAACCAGCCGAATGTCCACCTAGTCAATGTGCGCGAGGATAAGATTGTTGAATTCCGGCCCCACGGTATTGTCACGAGCAGTGGAGCCTACCATGAGCTTGACGCGGTCGCATTGGCAACTGGGTTTGATGGTTTGACAGGGAGCTTGACCAACTTAGGTCTTCGAAACACGGAGGGCATATCTCTGAaggaggaatggaaggatggcGCAAAAACATACCTGGGTCTGACGCTTAGCGGATACCCCAATCTGTTCTACATGTGCGGAGTGCATGGACCGAGCGCACTTAGCAATGTACCCTCAACTATTGAAGTACAGGGCCAGATTATCATCGATACAATCCAGAGAATGCGGGCCAATCGACTGGCATCTCTCGAGGCTACATCAGAGGCAGCAGACTCATGGACAAAATGGGCGGATGAAATCGCTAACGCGACACTGTTTACTCGGGCGGACTCTTGGTATATGGGCGCCAATATACCGGGGAAGAAGCGGCAGATGCTTAATTTTTGTGGTGGAATACCAGCATACAAACAGGCTTGTACAGAGGCTCTGGAGAATTGGAAGGGGTTCAAGACTGTACAGATGGCGAATCTCTGAGGAAATTTGGGAAGACTTCATGCGGATTTCTTGGCAAGTGAACGTGAGATCAACTGTCCTTTGCGAGTCAGCCCAGGCTGTCAACCCTTCTTCCAAACGCAATGAAAGTACGAGCGGCAGAGTTTGGTCTCTACAGAAATTACAGAGCATCTAGCCCTGCTTTAGTTGGGAGATGGGTAAACTCTTCCCGACTAACTTTCTATTGGGGGATCGGCAATAAGATGGTACCAACCAAAACACATATTGAAGACCAATAATTTGACTCTGTTAATCATCGATCGAATGGATCCTCGGGGAAAAGCATGGGTTCCTCTGGTGTGTCTTGCGGGATGATCAACCGAAACATCATGGCTATAGTACGTGCAGGCGGCGGCAGATATGACACTTCTAGGACCTAGGGTGAAAGGAACTAAGCTATAGTGGCAAGGAAATGGAAATCATAGGCCAGGGAAGCTATTTCCTCGGAGGATGGATTGACGAGACATTTCCGGAATCAAATGGGCTAGAAACAATGCATTGATTCATATGCGGCTGACTCGCACGATTTTTCCATTAATTAACTAGTGTGATAGACTGCTAGTCAGCTACCCAAGAGCTCCACTAGACCGAGAGCTGaatttgtttgcttttttttttgttttatttttttctttcattttctttattttttattttttatttttttttcttcattgAATTTcacttcttctcatcctAGCCCATTTCTCCAATTGCAACAATGGCCTTGTCGGGGCGTGGCCTGAGGTTTCTGCAGGCCTCCCATGCCCGACCACGTGTACTTCCAGAagcatcatctcctctttccttccctctttcgCTTTACCTCGATAGGCCAACAATCAGGAACCTCTCTCCACACCGACCACACATATTGTATTCTAGTTCACGGCCTGCACCGCACACCAAACACACTTTTCGGCGTGCAGCCTCGGGTTTGAAGCAATAGATGGCCGTTGGTTTAAGCTGACCTGCAACTACTTATACGCTATGTCCATACGGCGATCAGGCATCCCCGAAAGAGCTATTAAGTTAACTGGGCCCGCTGTCACTGACATCCTGCCTTCATTGGTAGCTTCCAGGTGTGTCGGTGGATCATGTTGTTCAGCCTTAGGAAGCGATATTTACctctaaaaaaaaaagacctCATAACAGCAACCTTCGGATTTACCTGCCCGAAATTCACAGTAGGAGACATGTtagtggaaaaagaaatggccTTTTGACCCCGGTTGATATTGGCTGACTGAAGATAAGCAGCAAAAGAAATATGGAACTAGTAGAGGTTTAAATCAACTCCTGCCGACATTAGAAATCATCAGAACCCAGCGGAAGCCGAATATATCCAGCCAAATGCGACAATCTCTTTCCCAGATGCACGAGGTCCACTTGAGCTGCTACACCCCTCTTTGGGAATACCTCCGAAATTCTCCAGCACACTCTCACATTAAGTATCCCCAGGAATACGCCAGTCTTTCTAGCCTACACGTTCAAAAGCTAACCGCTGCTCGCAGGATGGAGTGTGCAGCTCTAGCAATGCAGAGTATGAAATGTCCGGTTTGCCGGAAGAACAGACTAATTTTATATCCAAGCAACATGAGGAAATAAATGTATACGGTATACAAAGGTATCTATTACACCATAGGCAACATATATCCAATAGGCATGCATTTTATAAGCGCCATCTCTTCAGATACTACACTCTATTATTCCATTAATGCGGAAACCATTTTGTTCGTCCTTCGACAATTACGACATGCACCCTGAGATGTATTAGCCCAAGGCTGCTAGCGCCTTTCATCAACGAAAAGTAAGATGGGAATCGTCCCGTCATCCGGGATTATGGGAATAACTATTGACACACTTATGCAGCCACCCTGGGTCTCAGTTGCGGTGTGCAATGACATTGCAGTACCATGACAAGCCTCCTGCACCCGTCACTTCAGCTGAAACGGAAGCTGAGTCAAGTGTTCAGGCCGCGTTCTCCGAAACTCATCACGCAGTAGCCGCTGCATTACCGATCCTGGGAATTTTACCATGACCCTAGAAATGCTTAGTCTTATTGACTGAATATACCAGCATAAGAGATCATTGGATAGATGTAGCCTGCCCAAGAATTGATTTGCGGCAGGTATGTTGCCTGCGAGTGGTATTCTTTCAAAAAGAACCCTCACCGGTGCATAATTCACCTTCAGATCTTCAAACAATCTATTCCAAATCATCGTGATCGAACTTTCGTGACGAGGTCATTAGGATTCTGGCATGCAGACGAGCCCGGGAGCGGCGATCTCTATGGATCTGACTTCCATGACACTGTGCTTGTGCTGGCCTCGCTCGGGTTTCCGCAACAGGCAAAGCCTGTCAAGGATTACCCTTCCATACTCATCTGCAAGATGCATATGGCGCTAATTATGTATTAGAAGCACACTTGAACACCAGCTCAGCTACTAGCGCTTCTGCCCCCGCCCCCGCCCCTTTCAATTGTAAGGATGCCCTATAGCTCGGAACATAAAGCGCACTAACCGGCTCGGTATGGCTTGCCGTCTTTCAGTGTGAGCCAAGATCTACTTAGCGTTCCTATTTCGCAGGTAGACATATATCCGTCCATCACCACCTCGTTCAAACGGCACACGTGCATTCCCCTGTTTGACTCACCATCAACCTACGCACCAGCTATGTCCAGTCCATCGCCTTCCAGTGATCAACCTCAATCTCGCAATCGTCCTGGCTCTGCATGCGCGGAATGCCGTCGCCGAAAGATGCGTTGTGACGGGAAGCATCCTCAATGCATTAATTGTTCTAACGCGGGCATAACATGTGTCTTTAACCCGCAGCCTTCCCGCCGGGGTCCCAAGAAAGGCCATCTGAAAACCTTGCAGGTGCGCATCGGTGAGTAGTATGCTCTACTCTGTAAAATATCAACAGAGACTTATGTGAATAGCGAATCTCGAGAATATACTGTTTGGACAGACACAAGATCCCGTGTCCGCAGACACATCCACAAACGGTGATGTTGCTGCGCAACCCACAGTGCATGGCTGGAATGGGGAGCCCCAGTTAAATGTACTTCTCAACGAGTTCAACGCCCCAGCGGGGGCACCAAGCGTAGGGTCAGTGCCGGTTTCGGACTTATTACATGCCGAACTGTAGGTATCatgattcctttttttcgTGCTGTTGTGCTGAGCAAGCAAGTGACCAGTTGTATTTTGATCGTGCACACGCTTTCGTTCCCATTCTCAACGCACGGCGCTACCTTTCCTGGACCCGGAATTCCAACAAGTCTGTATCGAGAAGATGCTTGCAGTACGCCATGTGGACGATAACTACATCCATGTCCGTCCAGCTGGAGCATCTATGCGAGCCCCTGTACCAGTCTGTTCGGCAGCTCCTAGGCTATCTACAACTAGTAGATGGTGATTCCGAGGTTGACCAGATAGAGCATGTTCAGGCTTTACTGATACTTGCTGTTTACGAATTCACTCACCATAACTTCCGTCGCGGGTGGGTGAGCGCCGGTCAGGGCATCCGACTTGTGCAGCTGATGGACCTGCACAAGCTTGATCTTGATAAGGCGAACAATACAGGATCTCACCAAGCGAGTACATTGGAGGATCTCGTCTgtgcggaggagaagcgtCGCGTCTTCTGGGTAGCGTACATTCTGGACCGACTTATCTCTTTGAGACATGAGAGCCCGTTGACCTTTGACGAGCGAACTGTATGTCATGACAGTCGATGCTCTGATTGCCGGCGTACCTAGCTGATAGTCCGACAGATTGCAACCCGACTGCCCGCCACAGAGGAGACGTTCCAGACAGGTCAATTAAGCCAGATGACTGGTTTCCTCTCGAAAACCATAATTGAAGATAGACCCCTACTCAAAGCAGAGCTTTCGGAAATGGTCATCCTAGCCTCACTTTGTGGGAAAACAGTATTGCACCGACAGCAGGCAGTCGCCGAGCAAGCTGACTGCGGCATATCCAACAGCTTCTGGGAGCGACATCGCTGGCTAGATGCTGTACTAATCAAGAAGAGTCGGACCATCTCGGCAGTCCAGCCAGTAACGCCCACTCTGCCAGCCGAACCGGTGTCTCTCACCCCCAATCTTATGATACAATCGGCTATTCTATACCACTGTATGACGCTGGAACTACTGGCTCGCGCGACTGAGAATAGCGAGACGCTGCGGCAATGTCGACAGCGGGCACTCCTGACTGTACAGGAGATTATCCGACTGACAGAGGCAGTGTTACAGCTGAGTTATTTCGAGGTGAATTGCAaagctctctttcttttcgctaGCTGTACTGATATACGATAGATTTCCCCGTTCACACCGCTTCCCATACTTCTCTGCGCCCAAGTGCTCATGATGTATCAAGAAACAGATGCCTCGTGcgtgctgcagctgcaggaagttTTAGGTATAGTGCAAAATTTGgcgaataataattatctttgcCGGGAGTGGGTTAATCAACACTCTGATCTGTTTGATCTCGAACCCGACTTTGTCCTTGCTGAGGCGGAGAGCCATGGTTAAGTTCGTCGATATTGTACATACATTCTCTATGGAAAGATGCTCAGCCTTATACGCTACGAGACTCGGAAAGCTCGCTTGGGTTGGCCTTGTGACGTGCACTACCATGACGAAAATGGCTCACGGTGAATGAGCAGCCAATGAAGGTAGTTGAGGCGTGGGACTGCCGGATCACGAAAGAGATCGGCTCAATAATGGGCTTCGATGGGGGTGGTCAGGCGGCTTCATCCGCCTATAATATACCTGGTATACCCCGGATCCGCAGCGCCGGTAGATGAAGCTGTGAGATTGCCGTGTGCGGCGGGCTGATGCTTTAGCCGCGGAAACGAGACTCGGCAAGCAACCGTCTTATCAGATCAACTTTAATAAGGCTTGGTTGAATCGATCGATCCACCTTGTGCTTCTCATGGGTAGTCATGGCGTGCCAGGAGATAGAAGTAGAAATGCCTGATCGCTCCCGGTCGGCGGCTGAGCAGGTGTCATCCTTGCCGCAGAATGCGGACCGGGCTTTGGATAGCAGGAGTGAGCCTGTTCCTGAACCGGTCTATCCCCAATGGTAAGCTCACCAACCTACAAGAGGGTCAACGCTTCTGACAACCAAGGCACTATGTCGCCGTTGTGGCAGCCGGGTTCATCGTGATGATCACGACCTGCGCTTTCGTGTTCTCCTTTGGAGTCTACCAATCCCTCTATGAAGAGATGGCCCGCGAACCGAACACTCCTTTTACCGGAAGCACGACTGCGCTCATCGACCTGATCGGCACACTGGCCATTGCGTTAATGTCGATGGCCGGCCCTTTCGCCATGTCCTGGGCGAAGCTCTTCTCCCCACAAGCCGTGATCATCGCCGGCGGCTGGGTATTCGGCATCGCCTACATCCTCGCCAGTTTCAGCAAGGCTCTATGGCACTTTGCTCTGACACAGGGCTTACTCCTGGGCATTGGCACCTGCATGGCCTACGTTCCCACCATGGCGGTCGCCCCAACCTGGTTCAGCAAACGTCGCGGCCTCGCCAtgggcatcatcatctcgggGACCGGCGTGGGGGGCATGATCTGGCCGCCTGCACTACGGGCCATGATCTCCCATGTGGGCTTCCG harbors:
- a CDS encoding glycosyl hydrolase family 79 C-terminal domain-containing protein (CAZy:GH79;~COG:G;~EggNog:ENOG410PKWQ;~InterPro:IPR017853,IPR031728;~PFAM:PF16862); amino-acid sequence: MEIAGSYEGSVTIGLNRRLDNIDNTIAAAKVAKSEVATLYAIELGNEPNFFTSSDPIADGQSWTAAADAASQVLWQASVGSALDKTSFAQAGVFFGVGTFNVSNLAQKEEEADTTQYVRSFCHHYYPQSASTADLDELMSHTEIVEGVAEFQSQVVAAQELDKDFVMGETNSATGGGGGISPTFGAGLWILDYVMQATILGVKQLFFHQGTIGNCTYLMLLLMSGWRKLTHGTGPYCWWDESVNAPFYGAYTAALALSGASKAAQLDTGNSRFAAYAFYDSSDQPVRVLLYNSEYYTSGTRSSVSVTLSGIPSTSPSVSALRLTGDAATTTVGEGAITVGGQTFANATCELQGTKDMETTQATAGRATFTVQASEALLIYV
- a CDS encoding SNG1 family protein (COG:S;~EggNog:ENOG410PH34;~InterPro:IPR022703;~PFAM:PF12051;~TransMembrane:5 (i43-61o241-264i285-310o330-353i365-385o)); translation: MSSDKVQMAEAGDKAEAPPAAVSFFDPALKAARRSVFFQWGRTVLLLCVFILCILSLFWAVQFQAESRFPALTVWVVDFDGQLEPYRNETPIVGPAVTDVVNQILDSSSEHLGYTIKSPAEFNNDPWAVRQSVYDEHAYAAVIVNSNATALLRNAVTNGNSSYDPYGAAEFVMISARDPTTYYNYIIPFLSDLDLAVRSYFGPRWIQTVAQEGYNISKVPQAINPAIGFTSIDLRPFAPAVITPAVSIGLIYLIILAFFNTPFMMPIHIQFIKGNHPPLKIPQWLLWRILSNIGTYFCLSLFYSFVSLAFQIPFTNPSAPDTQSANNPNAYGHGSFVVYWMLNWVGMCALGFPCENMAMIIGLPWSALFLIFWVITNVATGFYALDLAPGFFRWGYAWPLHRSKLFPHLSQSTKLIYGSRRGTPHHSLRYAFSHRA
- a CDS encoding flavin-containing monooxygenase (COG:Q;~EggNog:ENOG410PFFP;~InterPro:IPR020946,IPR036188;~go_function: GO:0004499 - N,N-dimethylaniline monooxygenase activity [Evidence IEA];~go_function: GO:0050660 - flavin adenine dinucleotide binding [Evidence IEA];~go_function: GO:0050661 - NADP binding [Evidence IEA];~go_process: GO:0055114 - oxidation-reduction process [Evidence IEA]), translating into MPEVWEDWSWSEVYPSGQELRRYFAHVDKKLHIKKDVDFQSKVVKAQFVREKSCWRTETEDGRVTESQFLLPCTGLASKSYTPTFPGMENFKGEIYHSEHWPEENVNSQGKKVAVIGTGSAGVQIIQEWAKEAGTLTVFQRTPNLALPMRQLQFPQHQEVIRSMYPHVFRDRGKTFAGYVAMQVPKRTFDVSPEEREAFYEYAWKKGGFHFIIGTYIDNLTDLQANRALYDFWAQMTRSRILDPRKRDLLAPLDPPHPIGAKRSSLELNYYEVFNQPNVHLVNVREDKIVEFRPHGIVTSSGAYHELDAVALATGFDGLTGSLTNLGLRNTEGISLKEEWKDGAKTYLGLTLSGYPNLFYMCGVHGPSALSNVPSTIEVQGQIIIDTIQRMRANRLASLEATSEAADSWTKWADEIANATLFTRADSWYMGANIPGKKRQMLNFCGGIPAYKQACTEALENWKGFKTVQMANL